In Carya illinoinensis cultivar Pawnee chromosome 9, C.illinoinensisPawnee_v1, whole genome shotgun sequence, the following are encoded in one genomic region:
- the LOC122275718 gene encoding squamosa promoter-binding-like protein 9 has translation MEMGSSSLADSGGSSSASPPISSSESLNGLKFGQKIYFEDAGPGAPIKQSGATGSSSFGSTPLKKVRGGGVLQGVQPPRCQVEGCKADLSDAKAYYSRHKVCGMHSKSPKVIVAGLEQRFCQQCSRFHQLPEFDQGKRSCRRRLAGHNERRRKPPPGSSLSLRYGRLSSSIFGSSSRGGFLMDFTAYPRVIGRDAWLTTRSSEQVPGNQTTTSPGKSLPHPWQRGAENPPYDLYLQGSARGVCYPGPGIGPGECFTGVSDSSCALSLLSNQTWVSRSQASGLGVKDLNAERTPMAQPTAPHGTVVNQFSSSSWGLKGNEAGGSSHEMPPDTGLNHISQPLNGQFAGELEPSQQRRQYMEIGHSRAYDSSPQHLHWSR, from the exons ATGGAAATGGGTTCGAGCTCTCTGGCCGACTCGGGAGGTTCGTCGTCTGCTTCTCCACCCATCTCGTCCTCCGAATCTCTCAACGGCTTGAAATTCGGGCAGAAAATCTATTTTGAGGATGCGGGTCCTGGGGCTCCGATCAAACAGAGCGGTGCGACCGGGTCCTCGTCTTTCGGGTCTACCCCGCTGAAGAAGGTGAGGGGTGGTGGTGTGCTGCAGGGGGTTCAGCCACCTCGGTGTCAAGTCGAAGGGTGTAAAGCAGATCTGAGCGACGCTAAGGCTTACTATTCCAGGCACAAAGTCTGTGGCATGCATTCGAAGTCACCTAAGGTCATTGTTGCTGGCCTCGAGCAGAGGTTTTGTCAGCAGTGCAGCAG ATTTCATCAGCTTCCTGAATTTGACCAAGGAAAGAGAAGTTGTCGTAGGCGCCTTGCTGGGCATAATGAACGAAGGAGAAAGCCCCCACCTGGATCATCACTGTCCTTACGCTATGGCCGACTATCCTCATCTATCTTCG GCAGCAGCAGTAGAGGAGGTTTTCTGATGGACTTCACTGCATATCCAAGGGTTATTGGGAGGGATGCATGGCTAACTACTAGATCGTCTGAGCAGGTACCTGGAAATCAAACTACCACTTCGCCTGGGAAGTCTCTTCCACATCCATGGCAAAGAGGCGCTGAAAATCCTCCATATGACCTTTATCTGCAAGGTTCAGCAAGGGGGGTCTGTTATCCTGGTCCTGGAATTGGTCCAGGAGAATGCTTCACAGGAGTCTCTGACTCAAGCTGTGCTCTCTCTCTTCTGTCAAATCAAACATGGGTCTCCAGAAGCCAAGCATCAGGTCTTGGAGTGAAGGACTTGAACGCCGAAAGGACACCTATGGCTCAACCAACAGCTCCTCATGGTACAGTTGTCAATCAGTTTTCAAGCAGCTCATGGGGTTTGAAGGGCAATGAGGCTGGTGGCAGTTCACATGAGATGCCCCCTGATACAGGTTTAAACCATATTTCTCAGCCTCTCAATGGTCAGTTTGCTGGTGAGCTTGAGCCCTCTCAGCAGAGGAGGCAATACATGGAAATCGGGCACTCCAGGGCTTATGACTCCTCCCCTCAGCATTTGCACTGGTCACGTTGA
- the LOC122275723 gene encoding G patch domain-containing protein 11 — protein MAESTHNGTTNGAAAEAETEEEDYMGDLSRFLPLENSISVNSLSQKISINRTQPVQSSKKQSKTLSWQERRRLEREQKQQEEDEQTLANVEAPIPQSNIGFKLLKQMGYTPGLALGKEKSGRAEPVGFEIRRSRAGIGREDPHKEKRKKEEIVTEKKRRKEEVLMVEFGCRQKLQWRTRKVVVNFKKAKAALDQLENKEVVEPKKNEDEEEGEQEEDEEEEITEEDLLDILMKLRDEHQYCLFCGCRYESMESLLANCPGTDEDDH, from the exons ATGGCTGAATCAACTCACAACGGAACAACCAATGGAGCAGCAGCGGAAGCGGAAACGGAAGAAGAAGATTATATGGGGGACCTCTCTCGCTTCCTCCCTCTTGAAAACTCCATCTCTGTGAACTCTTTATCCCAAAAG ATATCCATCAATAGAACCCAACCTGTTCAATCCTCCAAGAagcaatccaaaaccctaagcTGGCAAGAACGGCGTAGACTTGAAAGAGAACAAAAGCAACAAGAAGAGGATGAGCAGACCTTAGCAAATGTGGAGGCCCCAATCCCACAATCCAACATTGGATTCAAGCTTCTGAAGCAAATGGGCTACACTCCTGGTTTGGCCCTAGGTAAGGAGAAGTCTGGCAGGGCTGAACCAGTGGGATTTGAGATTCGGCGATCACGAGCTGGGATTGGCCGAGAGGACCCCcacaaagaaaagagaaaaaaggaggagattgtgactgagaagaaaaggagaaaggaAGAGGTTTTGATGGTGGAGTTTGGATGTAGGCAGAAGTTGCAGTGGAGGACTCGAAAAGTCGTAGTTAATTTCAAAAAAGCAAAGGCTGCTCTTGATCAATTGGAGAATAAGGAAGTTGTGGAGCCTAAGAagaatgaggatgaggaggagggtGAACAGGAGgaagacgaagaggaggagataACGGAAGAG GACTTGCTAGATATATTGATGAAACTCAGAGATGAACATCAGTACTGCCTCTTCTGTGGATGTCGG TACGAATCAATGGAGTCTTTGTTGGCCAACTGCCCTGGAACTGATGAAGACGACCACTGA
- the LOC122275722 gene encoding CDK5RAP3-like protein: protein MQTPDDIRNLPIDITFSRLGEWLVDRKRIPADWRKRLAAIRARISKEFSGLPKDIDPYIQTLDAEGIGYLESKKLYDILLKSTPESRNIFGRLSGAAGSWEAIVRSFEKDHIYLGEAAQIMVQNVNYEIPYQKKQVQKIQQQLSELERKEADIKRSSALSATKYVEACQELGLQGKDVRLELLETAKSLPSTFSRILEAINSDSTSQAMEYYYSFVRDAHTEKDKSLSIVLPNLRDIREHPPSLHVYVGSEFVTSVDTQSSSDLVRGNVDVAADNIDWDISVDSSQIDWDIGTMEETDDNGNGLGPYEIITASDISQNSSPNEGVESDQTLLDKEGGLHPEITVSEISWDVSVETPQVDVIDDVSLPNVGLDNETSVSTFSSQTPQMKEERSKLLETEYRNKILDDLYEIKAFLNQRLAELKNEETLSFQHQVQAVAPYVLQQYSPDAIEAMLLDLSSAISLLTNRKTRDLIMILNSKRFLDRLVTTLEEKKHREVKLKEGLIDLATKRMELHNSLASSWPKQEAALSKTRELKKLCEGALSSMFEGRPVNIIGEINTLLTSGLGA, encoded by the exons ATGCAGACTCCCGATGACATTCGGAACCTGCCCATCGACATCACATTTTCTCGTCTCGGAG AATGGTTGGTCGATCGGAAGCGAATTCCGGCTGATTGGCGAAAACGCTTGGCGGCCATAAGGGCTCGGATTTCCAAGGAGTTCTCGGGGCTTCCTAAGGATATCGATCCCTATATCCAAACCCTCGACGCCGAAG GGATTGGTTACTTGGAGTCCAAAAAACTATATGATATTCTATTAAAGTCAACTCCAGAAAGCCGGAATATATTTGGTCGGCTATCAGGTGCTGCT GGTTCTTGGGAGGCGATTGTGCGTTCTTTTGAGAAGGATCATATCTACCTTGGGGAGGCTGCTCAAATAATGGTTCAAAATGTAAACTATGAAAT ACCATATCAGAAAAAACAGGTGCAAAAGATCCAGCAACAACTATCGGAGCTGGAGCGCAAGGAAGCCGATATAAAAAGAAGTTCAGCTCTATCAGCAACTAAGTACGTTGAGGCTTGTCAAGAGCTTGGATTGCAG GGAAAAGATGTGAGATTAGAACTTTTAGAGACAGCAAAATCGCTTCCAAGCACATTCAGCAGGATTTTGGAAGCTATAAATAGTGATTCTACATCACAGGCTATGGAGTACTACTACAGCTTTGTGAGAGATGCTCACACAGAAAAGGAT AAATCTTTGTCAATTGTGTTACCTAACTTGAGGGACATACGTGAACATCCACCGTCTTTGCATGTTTATGTGGGCTCTGAGTTTGTTACCTCTGTGGATACTCAATCAAGCTCAGACCTTGTGAGAGGGAATGTGGATGTTGCTGCAGATAATATTGACTGGGATATTTCAGTTGACAGTTCTCAGATTGATTGGGATATTGGTACCATGGAAGAAACAGATGATAATGGCAATGGTTTGGGTCCTTACGAGATTATTACTGCCAGTGATATTTCGCAGAACTCTTCACCAAATGAAGGTGTGGAATCTGATCAAACCTTATTAGATAAGGAAGGTGGTCTACACCCAGAAATTACCGTGTCAGAGATATCTTGGGATGTTAGTGTTGAGACCCCTCAAGTTGATGTGATTGATGATGTCAGCTTGCCAAATGTAGGCCTGGACAACGAGACATctgtttcaactttttcatctcaaacaccACAAATGAAGGAAGAGAGGAGCAAGCTTTTAGAGACAGAGTACAGGAACAAGATTCTCGATGATCTGTATGAG ATCAAAGCATTTCTAAATCAGAGATTGGCAGAGTTAAAGAACGAAGAGACTTTGTCCTTTCAACATCAAGTCCAGGCAGTTGCTCCATACGTGCTGCAGCAGTACAGTCCTGATGCCATTGAGGCAATGCTATTGGATCTTTCCTCAGCTATTTCCTTGCTGACGAATAGGAAAACAAGGGACTTGATCATGATCCTCAACTCTAAAAG ATTTTTAGACAGACTGGTAACTACATTAGAGGAAAAGAAGCATCGCGAAGTTAAGTTAAAAGAGGGATTGATAGACTTGGCTACCAAACGCATGGAGCTGCACAATTCATTAGCCTCTTCTTGGCCAAAGCAA GAAGCGGCTCTTTCAAAAACCAGAGAGTTGAAGAAGCTGTGCGAGGGTGCACTGTCCTCTATGTTCGAAGGAAGGCCTGTTAATATTATCGGTGAGATCAACACCCTTTTGACTAGTGGCCTTGGGGCTTGA
- the LOC122275724 gene encoding rhodanese-like domain-containing protein 9, chloroplastic isoform X1 has protein sequence MAGIGFSSALSATRNFQTSWLVSETHSRRTLPGKLNHRKNLNVKAEVNYVDAEEAKKLIAVEEYAILDVRDKSQYDRAHIKSCCHVPLFIENKDGDFGTIIKRTLHNNFSGLFFGLPFTKPNPDFVQSIKSQFSPESKLVLVCQEGLRSVAAANKLEQAGFQNIACITSGLQSAKSGTFDSVGTTELQDAGKAGLITIQGKISAVLGTVLICAYLFITFFPEQAEKLFQIAPVT, from the exons ATGGCAGGCATTGGGTTTTCTTCGGCGCTCTCTGCCACCAG AAACTTTCAGACATCTTGGTTGGTATCCGAAACTCACAGTCGAAGGACCTTGCCGGGGAAACTAAATCATCGGAAAAATTTGAATGTTAAAGCAGAAGTGAATTATGTGGATGCTGAAGAAGCAAAGAAACTAATAGCAGTCGAGGAGTATGCAATTCTGGATGTGCGGGACAAATCTCAATATGACCGAGCTCATATTAAATCATGCTGTCATGTGCCTCTTTTCATTGAAAACAAAGATGGTGATTTTG GTACAATTATAAAGAGGACCCTGCACAACAATTTCTCAGGTTTGTTCTTTGGGCTGCCGTTCACTAAACCCAACCCTGATTTTGTGCAATCTATTAAGAGCCAATTTTCGCCTGAAAGTAAACTCGTGCTTGTTTGTCAGGAGGGACTGAG GTCTGTTGCTGCTGCTAACAAGCTAGAGCAAGCTGGTTTTCAAAACATAGCATGCATAACATCGGGGCTTCAATCCGCGAAATCAG GAACTTTTGATTCTGTCGGAACCACCGAGTTGCAGGATGCAGGCAAAGCTGGATTGATCACTATTCAAGGAAAGATTTCGGCCGTGCTAGGAACAGTCCTTATCT GTGCATATCTATTCATCACATTCTTCCCGGAGCAAGCAGAGAAACTATTCCAAATTGCACCAGTGACCTAG
- the LOC122275724 gene encoding rhodanese-like domain-containing protein 9, chloroplastic isoform X2 has protein sequence MAGIGFSSALSATRNFQTSWLVSETHSRRTLPGKLNHRKNLNVKAEVNYVDAEEAKKLIAVEEYAILDVRDKSQYDRAHIKSCCHVPLFIENKDGDFGTIIKRTLHNNFSGLFFGLPFTKPNPDFVQSIKSQFSPESKLVLVCQEGLRLNYELNLNWIFILSLWHSSLVWLKPMNGSFRFLNHKLASYS, from the exons ATGGCAGGCATTGGGTTTTCTTCGGCGCTCTCTGCCACCAG AAACTTTCAGACATCTTGGTTGGTATCCGAAACTCACAGTCGAAGGACCTTGCCGGGGAAACTAAATCATCGGAAAAATTTGAATGTTAAAGCAGAAGTGAATTATGTGGATGCTGAAGAAGCAAAGAAACTAATAGCAGTCGAGGAGTATGCAATTCTGGATGTGCGGGACAAATCTCAATATGACCGAGCTCATATTAAATCATGCTGTCATGTGCCTCTTTTCATTGAAAACAAAGATGGTGATTTTG GTACAATTATAAAGAGGACCCTGCACAACAATTTCTCAGGTTTGTTCTTTGGGCTGCCGTTCACTAAACCCAACCCTGATTTTGTGCAATCTATTAAGAGCCAATTTTCGCCTGAAAGTAAACTCGTGCTTGTTTGTCAGGAGGGACTGAG ATTGAACTATGAACTTAACTTGAATTGGATTTTTATTCTTTCGTTATGGCATTCAAGCTTGGTGTGGCTCAAACCAATGAACGGCTCTTTCAGATTCTTAAACCACAAACTAGCGAGCTATAGTTGA
- the LOC122275721 gene encoding TBCC domain-containing protein 1-like, whose translation MSDPIETSTSSSNSAKEPSPNPLSLLHPRREPFEHGLLPIPKLVFTDPTQSLIPLKQSLLSSSDTTRRVDSACLSESLQISLDHARLVLDTLASVLHSDSDPLVSSKPDDIDSVAADVHDLLLFLYIQSYKKLLPRTHKDSAAVADVWPSTSAFDGYLSALSPLQLVRSNSRRLMPSQADEEAHQLSYLQKHLANILSLLAEPVEGDGEESLVLTMERFEHLGFLIQFDDKGSGGTQLSQHAPFFANSDPDMPAVPVPAAQVHDWLLQNIASSLEHISERASLKENGPAGASDQDVAMADACTTSIKASPSARGSSFIEGISKSSLVKQASDLKGSSVKVLNCHDSVIYILAPLRYATIYGCSDTTIVIGAVGKAVRVEHCERVHVITAAKRICIANCRECVFFLGVNQRPLIVGDNHKLQVAPYNTFYAQLEEHMNDVGVEATINRWDEPLTLGVVDPHDSLSHPAGVSDVQAESAIRLDPDQFTNFLIPDWFGGESSGSTKGNPFPLPDVYLMAQQRNQKNLGEIKKLLREAPLEENRKRELSSALHVYFKDWLYASGNVRQLYCLQGD comes from the exons ATGAGCGACCCCATTGAAACATCAACATCTTCGTCGAATTCGGCCAAAGAACCGAGCCCCAACCCTCTATCTCTTCTCCACCCTAGGCGGGAGCCATTCGAGCATGGCCTCCTCCCAATTCCCAAGCTCGTCTTCACCGACCCTACCCAATCCCTAATTCCCCTTAAGCAATCCCTCCTCTCATCCTCCGACACCACTCGCCGGGTCGACTCTGCCTGCCTCTCCGAGTCCCTCCAGATCTCCCTGGACCACGCCCGCCTCGTCCTCGACACCCTCGCTTCCGTCCTCCACTCCGACTCCGATCCGCTCGTCAGCTCTAAACCCGACGATATTGACTCCGTGGCCGCTGATGTCCACGATCTGCTCCTCTTCCTCTACATCCAGTCCTACAAGAAGCTGCTCCCGAGAACGCACAAGGACTCAGCCGCCGTCGCCGATGTCTGGCCCTCCACCTCCGCATTTGATGGCTACTTGTCCGCATTGTCGCCACTCcag CTTGTACGTAGCAACAGCCGTCGGTTAATGCCATCACAAGCTGATGAAGAGGCTCATCAGTTATCGTATCTACAAAAGCACTTGGCTAACATCCTCTCTCTCTTAGCAGAGCCTGTGGAAGGGGATGGCGAAGAATCCCTG GTTTTGACTATGGAGAGATTTGAGCACCTTGGGTTTCTGATTCAATTTGATGATAAGGGATCTGGAGGAACTCAGTTGAGTCAACATGCTCCATTTTTTGCAAACTCAGATCCCGATATGCCTGCTGTCCCCGTTCCTGCAGCACAAGTTCATGATTGGCTTCTACAGAATATAGCTTCTTCTTTAGAACATATTTCAGAAAGAGCTTCTCTTAAAGAAAATGGCCCAGCGGGTGCCTCTGATCAGGATGTTGCTATGGCCGATGCCTGCACAACTTCAATCAAGGCCTCACCAAGTGCTAGAGGTTCTAGTTTTATTGAAGGGATCTCCAAATCATCACTTGTAAAGCAAGCATCTGATCTTAAAGGTTCTTCTGTGAAG GTCCTAAATTGTCATGATTCTGTCATTTACATCTTAGCACCTTTGAGATACGCCACCATTTATggatgctctgataccactatAGTTATTGGAGCAGTTGGGAAG GCTGTAAGGGTTGAGCATTGTGAACGAGTTCATGTGATTACAGCAGCAAAGCGAATCTGCATAGCCAACTGCAGAGAATGTGTGTTCTTTTTGGGTGTAAACCAGCGACCACTTATTGTTGGTGATAACCATAAACTGCAG GTGGCACCATACAATACATTTTACGCCCAGTTGGAGGAGCACATGAATGACGTTGGTGTTGAGGCTACAATTAATAGATGGGACGAACCCCTGACACTAGGAGTGGTTGATCCACACGATTCATTATCTCATCCTGCAGGTGTCTCTGATGTGCAGGCCGAGTCAGCTATCCGCCTGGACCCTGATCAGTTCACAAATTTTTTG ATTCCGGACTGGTTTGGAGGTGAGTCCTCTGGATCTACAAAAGGCAACCCATTTCCATTACCGGATGTTTATTTGATGGCTCAGCAGAGAAAT CAAAAGAATTTAGGGGAGATAAAAAAACTATTGAGGGAAGCACCGCTTGAAGAAAATCGGAAACGGGAGTTATCTTCTGCACTCCATGTTTATTTCAAAGACTGGTTATATG CTTCGGGAAACGTCCGTCAGCTTTACTGCCTACAAGGCGACTGA